One Bosea sp. 685 DNA segment encodes these proteins:
- a CDS encoding tripartite tricarboxylate transporter TctB family protein has protein sequence MSHISDETAPPRGVSRRPVEITTALILIGLGLLVLYDSYGRGAGWDNGPQNGFFPARVGWIFLAASLFILVQSFRTENRVFVTYEQLGQVVRVFAPLALFVTLIQPLGLYVAAGIFILVFMSIVATSRWWAIVLTAVLVPLACFWVFELQFRVPLPKGPLEAMLGY, from the coding sequence ATGTCGCACATCTCTGACGAAACCGCCCCGCCGCGCGGCGTCTCCCGCCGCCCGGTCGAGATCACGACCGCGCTCATCCTGATCGGGCTCGGCCTGCTCGTGCTCTACGATTCCTATGGCCGCGGCGCGGGCTGGGACAATGGCCCGCAGAACGGCTTCTTCCCGGCGCGTGTCGGCTGGATCTTCCTGGCCGCCTCGCTCTTCATCCTGGTGCAGTCCTTCCGCACCGAGAACCGCGTCTTCGTCACCTATGAGCAGCTCGGCCAGGTCGTGCGGGTGTTCGCGCCGCTCGCGCTGTTCGTGACGCTGATCCAGCCGCTCGGCCTCTATGTCGCCGCGGGCATCTTCATCCTCGTCTTCATGAGCATCGTCGCGACCTCGCGCTGGTGGGCGATCGTGCTGACGGCTGTCCTCGTGCCGCTTGCCTGCTTCTGGGTGTTCGAGCTGCAGTTCCGCGTACCGCTGCCGAAAGGCCCGCTCGAGGCCATGCTCGGCTACTAG
- a CDS encoding tripartite tricarboxylate transporter permease, with protein MDDFSSLMAGFQVALSWHNVGFMVIGVVLGIIVGVLPGLGGPNGVAILLPLTFGMDPTSAIILLSSIYWGALFGGAITSILFNIPGEAWSVATTFDGYPMAVQGKAAEALTAAFTASFIGALSGVILITFVAPLVASFALRFGPAEFFAVFLLTFCSFIGMGRENRAKILASLCIGFLLAAVGLDSISGDLRMTFGSTELMRGFDFLVVVIGLFGVSEILLTVEEGLVFKGKQAKIDLKVVLRTWAGLPRYWATLLRSAIVGMWMGVTPGGAIAASFMGYGLAKRFSRQPDSFGKGNIEGVLAPETAAHAAGTSALLPMLALGIPGSATAAVLLGGLLVWGLQPGPLLFVEQKQFVWGLIASMYLGNLAGLIIVLAAVPLFAAIMRIPFSYVAPVILIVCAIGAYTISNSIFDIWLMLGFGLVGYVFKKLDYPLAPLVLALVLGDRAEDSFRQALLGSGGSLKVFAANGLVTTLVGLALLLLLWGPVMDGIGALRRRGQPAKPAEIG; from the coding sequence ATGGACGATTTCTCCTCCCTGATGGCCGGCTTCCAGGTCGCACTCTCCTGGCACAATGTCGGCTTCATGGTGATCGGCGTCGTGCTCGGCATCATCGTCGGCGTGCTGCCCGGCCTGGGCGGGCCCAACGGCGTCGCGATCCTGCTGCCGCTGACCTTCGGCATGGACCCGACCTCGGCGATCATCCTGCTCTCGTCGATCTATTGGGGCGCTCTGTTTGGCGGAGCGATCACCTCGATCCTGTTCAACATTCCGGGCGAGGCCTGGTCGGTCGCGACGACCTTCGACGGCTATCCGATGGCCGTGCAGGGCAAGGCCGCGGAAGCGCTGACGGCCGCCTTCACCGCTTCCTTCATCGGTGCGCTTTCGGGCGTGATCCTGATCACGTTCGTGGCGCCGCTCGTCGCCTCCTTCGCACTCAGATTCGGGCCGGCCGAGTTCTTCGCCGTGTTCCTTCTGACCTTCTGCTCCTTCATCGGCATGGGTCGCGAGAACCGCGCCAAGATCCTGGCCTCGCTCTGCATCGGCTTCCTGCTCGCGGCGGTCGGGCTCGATTCGATCTCGGGCGATCTGCGCATGACGTTTGGGTCGACCGAATTGATGCGCGGCTTCGATTTCCTCGTCGTGGTGATCGGCCTGTTCGGCGTCAGCGAAATCCTGCTGACCGTCGAGGAGGGGCTGGTCTTCAAGGGCAAGCAGGCCAAGATCGACCTCAAGGTGGTGCTGCGCACCTGGGCCGGGCTGCCGCGCTATTGGGCGACGCTCCTGCGCTCCGCCATCGTCGGCATGTGGATGGGCGTGACGCCGGGCGGGGCGATCGCCGCCTCATTCATGGGTTACGGCCTCGCCAAGCGCTTCTCGCGGCAGCCCGACAGCTTCGGCAAGGGCAATATCGAAGGCGTGCTCGCGCCCGAAACCGCAGCCCATGCGGCGGGCACCAGCGCACTCCTGCCGATGCTGGCGCTCGGCATTCCAGGCTCGGCTACGGCCGCCGTCCTGCTCGGTGGGTTGCTGGTCTGGGGGCTGCAGCCGGGGCCGCTGCTTTTCGTCGAGCAGAAGCAGTTCGTCTGGGGGCTGATCGCCTCGATGTATCTCGGCAATCTCGCCGGGCTTATCATCGTGCTGGCGGCCGTGCCGCTGTTTGCGGCGATCATGCGCATCCCGTTTTCCTATGTCGCGCCGGTGATCCTGATCGTCTGCGCCATCGGTGCCTACACGATCTCGAACTCGATCTTCGACATCTGGCTGATGCTGGGCTTCGGCCTCGTCGGCTATGTCTTCAAGAAGCTCGACTATCCGCTCGCGCCGCTCGTCTTGGCGCTGGTACTCGGCGACAGGGCCGAGGACTCGTTCCGCCAGGCGCTGCTCGGCTCGGGCGGCAGCCTCAAGGTCTTCGCCGCCAACGGGCTGGTGACGACACTGGTCGGGCTGGCACTGCTCCTGCTGCTCTGGGGGCCGGTCATGGATGGGATTGGCGCATTGCGGCGGCGCGGTCAGCCCGCGAAGCCGGCCGAAATCGGTTAG
- a CDS encoding FAD-binding and (Fe-S)-binding domain-containing protein encodes MTQAALAKAHSRNLGLERRLAQTLEGEVRFDAFTRGRYATDASIYQIVPQGVVFPKSEADIAAALTIAAEHGVPVIARGGGTSQNGQPIGDALILDMSRHFNAIRDYDPAAGTISVAPGLVLEALNAHVRKDGLFFPVEPSTASRCTIGGMTGNNSSGARSLRYGKTVDNVIAMKALFHDGEPFALGDGFAGDNQSIRARDLMTRMLKLADGHRAEIEAIFPKVQRRVGGYNLDELLPARPNLSHLLVGSEGTLAITTEATLRLSPLPTHRVMGVCHFPSFRSAMETTKAIVALGPVAVELVDNNVLVLGADIPLFVRTLADITRGQPNCLLLVEFAGDDLAALKHDLKRLDQCMSDHGFTEAVVEVVEPSRQKPVWEVREACLNIMMSMKGDGKPVSFIEDCAVPLEHLADYTDAVTALFERHGTRGTWYAHASVGCLHVRPILNMKDEAGVKAMRGIAEEACELVRRFKGSYSGEHGDGISRSEFVEPMFGGPLTRAFEQVKDGFDPDNRLNPGKIVRPLGMDDRSLMRFAPGYATPIPTETALDWSDWGGFGGAVEMCNNNGTCRKMTGGTMCPSWRATQDETHVTRGRANTLRLAISGQLGPDAFTSPEMKETLDLCVSCKGCKRDCPTGVDMARMKIEFLHHYHQRHGLPLKERLIAWLPRYAPYAAKLSALMNLRDRIPLLARLSERWLGFSTRRSLPVWRRPWAQGGRSATPGDVKGDGRDLVLFGDSFNRYFERENLEAAERVLAAGGYRLHKVEPSDGGRPLCCGRTFLSAGLVDEARIEAKRTLEALAPFVARGARIVGLEPSCLLTFRDEFGAILPKAEVEPVASAAFLLEELLAADLKAGTTTLPLKDQAGRIAHLHGHCHQKAFAAMGAVEATLRAIPGLDVRPIESSCCGMSGAFGYGAATIDVSFAMGELALLPAVRKAGAGDLIVADGTSCRHQIHDGAGREAMHVARVLAEALEE; translated from the coding sequence ATGACGCAAGCAGCGCTCGCCAAAGCCCATTCCCGCAATCTCGGCCTCGAACGCCGTCTCGCGCAGACGCTCGAAGGCGAGGTGCGCTTCGACGCCTTCACGCGCGGCCGCTACGCCACCGACGCCTCGATCTACCAGATTGTCCCGCAGGGCGTGGTCTTCCCGAAATCGGAGGCCGATATCGCAGCCGCGCTGACGATCGCCGCCGAGCACGGTGTGCCGGTGATCGCGCGCGGCGGCGGCACATCGCAGAACGGCCAGCCGATCGGCGATGCGCTGATCCTCGACATGAGCCGGCATTTCAACGCGATCCGCGATTATGATCCGGCCGCCGGCACGATCTCGGTCGCGCCCGGCCTCGTGCTGGAGGCGCTCAACGCGCATGTCAGGAAGGACGGGCTGTTCTTCCCTGTCGAGCCCTCGACCGCCAGCCGCTGCACCATCGGCGGGATGACCGGAAACAACTCCTCGGGCGCGCGCTCGCTGCGTTACGGCAAGACGGTCGACAATGTCATCGCCATGAAGGCGCTGTTCCATGACGGCGAGCCCTTCGCGCTGGGCGATGGCTTTGCCGGAGACAACCAGTCGATCAGGGCGCGCGATCTGATGACGCGCATGCTCAAGCTGGCGGACGGGCACCGGGCCGAGATCGAGGCGATCTTCCCCAAGGTGCAGCGCCGGGTCGGCGGCTATAATCTCGACGAACTCTTGCCGGCCCGGCCGAACCTCTCGCATCTGCTGGTCGGCTCGGAGGGCACGCTCGCCATCACCACCGAGGCGACGCTCAGGCTCTCTCCCCTGCCGACGCATCGCGTCATGGGCGTCTGCCATTTCCCGAGCTTCCGCTCGGCGATGGAGACGACGAAGGCCATCGTGGCGCTGGGGCCTGTCGCGGTCGAGCTCGTCGACAACAATGTGCTGGTGCTCGGCGCCGATATCCCGCTCTTCGTGCGCACGCTCGCCGACATCACCAGGGGCCAGCCGAACTGCCTGCTGCTGGTCGAATTCGCCGGCGACGATCTTGCCGCGCTCAAGCACGACCTCAAGCGGCTCGACCAGTGCATGTCCGATCACGGCTTTACTGAGGCCGTCGTCGAGGTGGTCGAGCCCTCCAGGCAGAAACCAGTCTGGGAGGTGCGCGAGGCCTGCCTCAACATCATGATGTCGATGAAGGGCGATGGGAAACCGGTCTCCTTCATCGAGGATTGCGCCGTCCCGCTCGAACATCTCGCCGACTACACCGACGCCGTCACCGCGCTGTTCGAGCGCCACGGCACGCGCGGCACCTGGTATGCCCATGCCTCGGTCGGCTGCCTGCACGTTCGCCCGATCCTGAACATGAAGGACGAGGCCGGGGTCAAGGCGATGCGCGGCATCGCCGAGGAGGCCTGCGAATTGGTGCGCCGCTTCAAGGGCTCCTATTCCGGCGAACATGGCGACGGCATCTCGCGCTCGGAATTCGTCGAGCCGATGTTCGGCGGGCCTCTCACCCGCGCCTTCGAGCAGGTCAAGGACGGTTTCGACCCCGACAACCGCTTGAACCCGGGCAAGATCGTGCGCCCGCTTGGGATGGACGATCGCAGCCTGATGCGCTTCGCACCGGGCTATGCCACGCCGATCCCGACGGAGACAGCGCTCGACTGGTCCGACTGGGGCGGGTTCGGCGGTGCCGTCGAGATGTGCAACAACAATGGCACCTGCCGGAAGATGACAGGCGGTACGATGTGCCCGTCCTGGCGCGCCACGCAGGACGAGACGCATGTGACGCGCGGGCGGGCCAATACGCTCAGGCTCGCCATCTCCGGCCAGCTCGGGCCCGACGCCTTCACCTCGCCGGAGATGAAAGAGACGCTCGATCTCTGCGTCTCCTGCAAGGGCTGCAAGCGCGACTGCCCGACCGGCGTCGACATGGCGCGGATGAAGATCGAGTTCCTGCACCATTATCACCAGCGCCACGGCCTGCCGCTGAAGGAGCGCTTGATCGCCTGGCTGCCGCGCTATGCGCCTTATGCGGCCAAGCTCTCAGCCCTGATGAACCTGCGCGACCGCATTCCGCTGCTGGCGCGCCTGAGCGAGCGCTGGCTCGGCTTCAGCACGCGGCGCTCGCTGCCGGTCTGGCGCAGGCCCTGGGCGCAAGGCGGGCGCTCCGCGACGCCGGGCGACGTGAAGGGCGACGGCCGCGACCTCGTGCTCTTCGGCGACAGCTTCAACCGCTATTTCGAGCGCGAGAACCTCGAAGCCGCCGAGCGCGTGCTGGCGGCCGGCGGCTATCGCCTGCACAAGGTCGAGCCCAGCGATGGCGGCCGGCCGCTCTGCTGCGGGCGCACCTTCCTCTCGGCCGGCCTCGTCGACGAGGCGCGCATCGAAGCGAAACGGACACTCGAAGCGCTCGCGCCCTTCGTCGCCAGGGGCGCGCGCATCGTCGGGCTCGAACCCTCCTGCCTGCTGACTTTCCGCGACGAATTCGGCGCGATTCTACCCAAGGCCGAGGTCGAACCGGTGGCGAGCGCCGCCTTCCTGCTCGAAGAGCTTCTGGCCGCCGACCTCAAGGCGGGGACAACCACCCTGCCCCTCAAGGACCAGGCCGGCCGCATCGCGCATCTGCACGGCCACTGCCACCAGAAGGCTTTCGCGGCGATGGGCGCGGTCGAGGCGACCTTGCGCGCCATCCCCGGCCTCGATGTCCGCCCGATCGAATCGAGCTGCTGCGGCATGTCGGGCGCCTTCGGCTATGGCGCGGCGACGATCGACGTCTCCTTCGCCATGGGCGAGCTCGCCTTGCTGCCGGCCGTGCGCAAGGCCGGCGCGGGCGATCTCATCGTCGCCGACGGTACGAGCTGTCGCCACCAGATCCATGACGGCGCGGGCCGCGAAGCGATGCATGTCGCGCGCGTGCTCGCCGAGGCCCTGGAGGAGTAG
- a CDS encoding PAS domain S-box protein, whose translation MLAPHDPYGFLKNGGEIGALIAQFDWSRTPLGPIETWPQSLRTTTALALSSPLPVVMLWGRDGTLIYNDSYAAFAGKRHPALLGANVLEGWPEAAELNARVLDTVLAGGTLSLREQRLTLNRHGVPEDCWLDLDYMPILGEDGRPAGVFALVIEITERVRTEQRLKIAQEAGGVGVFEWYPESGLLDVSDEYRRIWGLPPDLQVTDDLLVSLLHPDDRALSGPKRLTEANPLAYAEYRRFDPATGETRWIARQGEAVSTPESGQRRFVGVCFDITPRKAAEDALRASETRWRNLFEQMQEGFFIAEAVRDTAGTMVDFRFVEMNPAFEARTDVRMADAIGRNVSEIIPNLPPELITTYAIVLETGKPARYEINVPAMKQRWFEARARRIGPDRFSVLFLDITGRKKAEAALRESEARFRTLSQSMPNHVWTARPDGQLDWFNEQVYRFTGAAPGTLDGEAWMAVVHPEDVASAAAAWENARRDGVPYETEFRLRRQDGIFRWHIARAVPAHDERGAITRWVGTNTDIDAQKTAEAALADLADTLEERVAARTAELAKAEEALRHSQKMEAIGNLTGGIAHDFNNLLQVISGNLQLLSREIEGDEKAEKRVDNAMAGVARGSKLAAQLLAFGRRQPLEPKVVNVGRLIRDMDDLLRRTLGDAIEIESIIAGGLWHTLVDPTNVENALLNLAINSRDAMDGQGRLTIEAGNAFLDDAYSDAHRDVSAGQYVQISVTDTGSGMSREVMDQIFEPFFSTKPQGKGTGLGLSMVYGFVKQSGGHVKVYSEPGQGTTIKLYLPRSLQAEDMLVEKEAGPVTGGSETILVVEDDEAVRETVIALLGELGYRVLKAPDAQSALAVIESGVAIDLLFTDVVMPGPLKSPELARKAKERLPQLSVLFTSGYTENSIVHGGRLDEGVSLLSKPYGREALARKIRQVLVQDGKTPSYETVRPQPKSAAQKAALQGAAAPAPEPARRSNLTVLVCEDDAIIRMDTADMVQDLGHVAIEAENGLKALEIATGRDIDILLTDIGLPDISGSELAHRLRALKPELAIIFATGRDQVEGFEGTARTALLRKPYRLHTLEKILGSILD comes from the coding sequence ATGCTGGCCCCGCACGACCCATACGGTTTCCTGAAGAATGGCGGCGAGATCGGCGCGCTCATCGCGCAATTCGACTGGTCGCGGACGCCTTTGGGGCCGATCGAAACCTGGCCGCAGAGCCTGCGCACCACGACGGCGCTGGCGCTCAGCTCGCCGCTACCGGTCGTGATGCTGTGGGGGCGCGACGGCACGCTGATCTACAATGACAGCTATGCCGCCTTCGCCGGCAAGCGCCACCCTGCCCTGCTCGGCGCCAATGTGCTCGAGGGCTGGCCGGAAGCGGCCGAGCTCAACGCCCGCGTGCTCGACACCGTGCTCGCCGGCGGCACGCTCTCGCTACGCGAACAGCGCCTCACTTTGAACCGCCACGGCGTGCCGGAGGATTGCTGGCTCGACCTCGACTACATGCCGATCCTCGGCGAGGACGGCCGCCCGGCCGGCGTCTTCGCCCTGGTCATCGAGATCACCGAGCGGGTCCGCACCGAGCAGCGGCTCAAGATCGCGCAGGAGGCCGGCGGCGTCGGCGTCTTCGAATGGTATCCCGAAAGCGGCCTGCTCGACGTTTCCGACGAATATCGTCGGATCTGGGGCCTGCCGCCGGACCTCCAGGTCACCGACGACCTACTCGTCAGCCTGCTGCACCCCGATGATCGCGCTTTGTCGGGGCCGAAGCGCCTGACCGAGGCCAATCCCCTCGCCTATGCGGAATATCGCCGCTTCGACCCCGCCACCGGCGAGACCCGCTGGATCGCGCGACAGGGCGAGGCGGTCTCGACGCCCGAGAGCGGGCAGCGCCGTTTCGTCGGCGTCTGCTTCGACATCACGCCGCGCAAGGCGGCCGAAGACGCGCTGCGCGCCAGCGAGACGCGCTGGCGCAATCTGTTCGAACAGATGCAGGAGGGGTTCTTCATCGCCGAGGCGGTGCGCGACACCGCCGGGACAATGGTCGATTTCCGCTTCGTCGAGATGAATCCCGCCTTCGAGGCGCGCACCGATGTCAGGATGGCCGATGCGATCGGCCGCAATGTCAGCGAGATCATTCCGAACCTGCCGCCGGAGCTGATCACCACCTATGCCATCGTGCTCGAGACCGGCAAGCCGGCCCGCTACGAGATCAATGTTCCCGCGATGAAGCAGCGCTGGTTCGAGGCGCGGGCAAGGCGCATCGGGCCGGACCGCTTCTCGGTGCTGTTCCTCGACATCACCGGGCGCAAGAAGGCGGAAGCCGCACTCAGGGAAAGCGAGGCGCGCTTCCGCACGCTTTCGCAATCCATGCCGAACCATGTCTGGACCGCCAGGCCCGACGGCCAGCTAGACTGGTTCAACGAGCAGGTCTACCGCTTCACCGGAGCGGCCCCAGGCACGCTCGACGGCGAGGCCTGGATGGCGGTGGTCCATCCCGAGGATGTGGCGAGCGCCGCAGCCGCATGGGAGAATGCGCGGCGCGACGGCGTTCCCTACGAGACCGAGTTCAGGTTGCGCCGCCAGGACGGCATATTCCGCTGGCATATCGCCCGCGCCGTACCCGCCCATGACGAGCGCGGTGCGATCACGCGCTGGGTCGGCACCAATACCGACATAGACGCCCAGAAGACGGCGGAAGCCGCGCTCGCTGACCTCGCCGACACGCTGGAGGAGCGCGTCGCCGCCCGCACGGCCGAACTCGCCAAGGCCGAGGAGGCGCTGCGCCACAGCCAGAAGATGGAAGCCATCGGCAATCTAACCGGCGGCATCGCGCATGACTTCAACAATCTGCTGCAGGTCATCAGCGGCAATCTGCAATTGCTGTCGCGGGAAATCGAAGGCGACGAAAAGGCCGAAAAACGCGTCGACAACGCCATGGCCGGCGTCGCGCGCGGCTCGAAGCTCGCAGCCCAACTGCTCGCCTTCGGCCGTCGCCAGCCGCTGGAGCCCAAGGTTGTCAATGTCGGCCGCTTGATCCGCGACATGGACGACCTGCTGCGGCGCACGCTGGGCGACGCGATCGAGATCGAGAGCATCATCGCCGGCGGGCTGTGGCACACGTTGGTCGACCCAACCAATGTCGAGAACGCTCTCCTCAACCTCGCGATCAATTCGCGCGACGCCATGGACGGCCAGGGCCGTTTGACGATCGAGGCCGGCAACGCCTTCCTCGACGACGCCTATAGCGACGCCCATCGCGACGTCAGTGCGGGGCAATATGTCCAGATCTCGGTCACCGACACCGGCTCGGGCATGAGCCGCGAGGTGATGGACCAGATCTTCGAGCCGTTCTTCTCGACCAAGCCGCAGGGCAAGGGCACCGGACTCGGTCTGTCCATGGTCTATGGCTTCGTCAAGCAGTCGGGTGGCCATGTGAAGGTCTATAGCGAACCCGGCCAGGGCACGACGATCAAGCTCTATCTTCCGCGCTCGCTCCAGGCCGAGGACATGCTGGTCGAGAAGGAGGCCGGCCCGGTCACCGGCGGCAGCGAGACCATTCTCGTTGTCGAGGATGACGAGGCGGTGCGCGAGACCGTGATCGCGCTTCTAGGCGAGCTCGGCTATCGCGTGCTGAAGGCGCCCGACGCCCAGAGCGCGCTCGCGGTCATCGAGAGCGGGGTCGCGATCGACCTGCTCTTCACCGATGTCGTCATGCCCGGCCCGCTGAAGAGCCCGGAGCTGGCGCGCAAGGCCAAGGAGCGGTTGCCCCAGCTCAGCGTGCTGTTCACCTCCGGCTATACCGAGAACTCGATCGTCCATGGCGGACGGCTCGACGAGGGCGTCAGCCTGCTCTCAAAACCCTATGGACGCGAGGCGCTGGCGCGGAAGATCCGCCAGGTCCTGGTGCAGGACGGCAAGACGCCGTCCTATGAGACCGTCCGGCCCCAGCCGAAAAGCGCGGCGCAGAAGGCAGCTTTGCAGGGCGCCGCCGCCCCAGCGCCCGAACCGGCGCGCCGGAGCAACCTGACCGTGCTCGTCTGCGAGGACGACGCCATCATCCGCATGGACACCGCCGATATGGTCCAGGATCTCGGCCATGTCGCCATCGAGGCGGAGAACGGGTTGAAGGCGCTCGAGATCGCGACGGGGCGCGACATCGACATCCTGCTGACGGATATCGGCCTGCCCGATATTTCGGGCAGCGAACTGGCGCACCGCTTACGCGCATTGAAGCCAGAGCTTGCTATTATCTTCGCCACCGGCCGCGATCAGGTCGAGGGTTTCGAGGGCACGGCCCGCACCGCGCTGCTGAGAAAGCCCTATCGGCTGCACACGCTGGAGAAGATCCTCGGCTCGATCCTGGATTGA
- a CDS encoding NADH:flavin oxidoreductase/NADH oxidase, producing the protein MSQLFSPHTLGELTLANRIVIAPMCQYSAEDGRATDWHIIHLGHLALSGAGLLFLEATAVEPEGRISPFDLGLWSDETEAALAKALAAVRAHSDMPIGIQLGHAGRKASVAQPWAGGGQLGLDQGGWQTVGPSTVAFEGHARAPHALTADEIARLVESFALAAKRSARLGLDAIELHGAHGYLLHQFLSPLSNRREDAYGGSLENRMRFPLAVFEAVKAAVPSSLPVGIRVSGTDWVEGGWDIEQTLAFAAVLQARGCSFIDVSGGGLSAAQKIPLGPSYQVPMARAVKQATGLPTIAVGLITEADQAEAIIGTGDADFVALARGMLYDPRWPWHAAAQLGATVKPPSQYLRSQPRQYKSLFG; encoded by the coding sequence ATGAGCCAGCTCTTCAGCCCCCACACGCTCGGCGAACTCACCCTCGCCAACCGCATCGTCATTGCCCCGATGTGCCAGTATTCGGCCGAGGACGGCCGCGCGACCGACTGGCACATCATCCATCTCGGTCATCTCGCCTTGTCGGGCGCCGGGCTGCTCTTTCTCGAAGCGACGGCGGTCGAGCCGGAAGGACGGATCAGCCCGTTCGATCTCGGCCTCTGGTCTGACGAGACCGAGGCCGCGCTGGCCAAGGCGCTCGCCGCCGTGCGCGCGCATTCCGACATGCCGATCGGCATCCAGCTCGGCCATGCCGGCCGCAAGGCCTCGGTGGCGCAGCCCTGGGCCGGCGGCGGCCAGCTCGGCCTCGACCAGGGCGGCTGGCAGACAGTCGGCCCCTCGACCGTGGCTTTTGAGGGCCACGCCAGGGCTCCGCACGCCCTGACGGCCGATGAGATCGCCCGGCTCGTCGAGAGTTTTGCGCTTGCCGCCAAGCGCTCGGCCAGGCTCGGCCTCGATGCCATCGAGCTCCACGGGGCCCATGGCTATCTGCTGCACCAGTTCCTCTCGCCGCTCTCCAACCGGCGCGAGGACGCCTATGGCGGCTCGCTGGAGAACCGCATGCGCTTCCCACTCGCGGTGTTCGAGGCGGTCAAGGCGGCCGTGCCGTCGTCCCTTCCCGTCGGCATCCGCGTCTCCGGCACGGATTGGGTCGAGGGCGGCTGGGATATCGAGCAGACGCTCGCCTTCGCCGCAGTCTTGCAGGCGCGCGGCTGCAGCTTCATCGACGTCTCTGGCGGCGGCCTCTCGGCCGCGCAAAAAATCCCGCTCGGCCCGAGCTACCAGGTGCCGATGGCGCGTGCCGTGAAGCAGGCGACCGGCCTGCCGACCATCGCGGTCGGGCTGATTACGGAAGCCGACCAGGCCGAGGCGATCATCGGCACGGGCGACGCCGACTTCGTCGCGCTGGCGCGCGGCATGCTCTACGACCCACGCTGGCCCTGGCACGCAGCCGCCCAGCTCGGCGCAACCGTGAAGCCGCCCTCGCAATATCTGCGCTCGCAGCCACGCCAGTACAAAAGCCTGTTCGGCTGA